The segment TCAAGATTAGTTTGGAGTGTTTGAAGTGCCTGCTCTACCTTGTCATTTGGGAAGCTTATGGCCTCATATTTTCCTACGCTTGCACCGGAAGGCGCACAGGATCTGCCAAGATATTTCTGATCTGTGATAACATCAACCTCCACTGTCCTTTGGCCTCTGCTGTTATAGCATACCCTCCCCGTAATGGAAGTTATGCTTGGCATCTTACTCTAGCTCAGACTGGACTTCCTGTTTTCTGTGTCGAAGTGCTTCATAGTACGGCAATACCTGATAAATCGTCTCTACAGTTGAAAGAAACATACGCCTGCAACAGTAACGTTTCACACCGAGCTCGTCCATAACCTTTGCAGAATCCTCACCAGTTTTTACCCTGTTAATGTAAGTTGGATATTTATCAGCAATCAAACTTCCACAAGTAAAACATCGAACGGGAACCAACACGGCACTACTCTAATGAAGGCTTTATAAAAA is part of the Nitrososphaerales archaeon genome and harbors:
- a CDS encoding DNA-directed RNA polymerase subunit N, which produces MLVPVRCFTCGSLIADKYPTYINRVKTGEDSAKVMDELGVKRYCCRRMFLSTVETIYQVLPYYEALRHRKQEVQSELE